A portion of the Chloroflexia bacterium SDU3-3 genome contains these proteins:
- a CDS encoding Crp/Fnr family transcriptional regulator has protein sequence MGRRPQPVNEIFGAWRRLFQGRAPERLPKGALIYSPDQRAEDLLLLTDGEVGLYLQAPEGRTLMVRVVQPGQIFGHMAVGEPGSYDTFAEAQSPARVYRVGREQLAQLVQQEPELGLELLDDLGEHRLGVSRMLDEVAFKSVPARLATLLLDLANRHGAHSLQFPRQSHRQLAEMVNAYRETVTKVINQFRADHLLEIDRSTIRLLNLRVLEELAHGV, from the coding sequence ATGGGAAGGCGACCGCAACCGGTGAACGAAATTTTTGGCGCGTGGCGCAGGCTGTTCCAGGGCCGCGCCCCCGAGCGGCTGCCCAAGGGCGCGCTGATCTACTCCCCAGATCAGCGGGCCGAGGATCTGCTGCTGCTGACCGACGGCGAGGTAGGGCTGTACCTGCAGGCCCCCGAGGGCCGGACGCTGATGGTGCGGGTGGTGCAGCCGGGCCAGATCTTCGGGCATATGGCCGTGGGCGAGCCGGGCAGCTACGACACCTTCGCCGAGGCCCAGTCGCCCGCCCGCGTGTACCGCGTGGGCCGCGAGCAGCTGGCCCAGCTGGTGCAGCAGGAGCCAGAGCTGGGGCTGGAGCTGCTGGATGACCTGGGCGAGCACCGCCTGGGCGTGAGCCGCATGCTCGACGAGGTGGCGTTCAAGTCGGTGCCGGCGCGGCTGGCCACGCTGCTGCTCGACCTGGCCAACCGCCACGGGGCGCACTCGCTGCAGTTCCCGCGCCAGTCGCACCGCCAGCTGGCCGAGATGGTGAACGCCTACCGCGAGACGGTGACGAAGGTGATCAACCAGTTCCGCGCCGACCACCTGCTGGAGATCGACCGCTCGACCATCCGCCTGCTGAACCTGCGGGTGCTGGAGGAGCTGGCCCACGGGGTGTAG
- a CDS encoding signal peptidase I: MATLLPRSLRSSLITLALLAAAWLLLAPTQLGGQVSWLVVNGNSMEPLYHRGDLVLLRAEPQYQVGQVLAYRHPEIGPVIHRAIGRDGALWVFQGDHNTFIDPYRPHTSDLIGRAVLWVPALGSPLIWLRTPAVAAALAFGMGLLMVQIHSTRRPGRARPTPAAARIPAQAGLVVTAAGLLLSLALGVAALVRPAQRATSVELPYQQAGRFSYTAAAPPGIYDGGAAATGEPVFWKLSDTLDVAFAYTLTSDAPADIRGTARLDAELGSADGWHRTLALSPARSFAGGAVELRGQVDLASVKAMVAELERQAELPKREYTLRIRPTVTVDGALGGQPLHESFAPALTFQSDEYQLRMVRDPERDALAPAKAGALTRTSIGNEQIFPGVPLGVVPARWLAALGLLISGGALAALAGPLLRRLRGDPAAQIRLRYGGQICDVAAPARSLAQAIELGSIEALARLAERSGAPLLHEQGPGQHRYFTIVGEQTYVYLADDPAPPTFSQPVAAEPAAVVFPSWQDVFLSTLEQSGLASEASRAAGVSLVAAYRQRETDRRFASAWDAARTRALAQLR, translated from the coding sequence ATGGCCACCCTGCTGCCACGCTCGCTCCGCTCTAGCCTGATCACGCTGGCGCTGCTGGCCGCCGCCTGGCTGCTGCTTGCGCCGACCCAGCTGGGCGGGCAGGTGTCGTGGCTGGTGGTGAACGGCAACAGCATGGAGCCGCTGTACCACCGTGGCGACCTAGTGCTGCTGCGGGCCGAGCCGCAGTACCAAGTGGGCCAGGTGCTGGCCTACCGCCACCCCGAGATCGGCCCGGTCATCCACCGCGCGATCGGCAGGGATGGCGCGCTCTGGGTGTTCCAGGGCGACCACAACACCTTTATCGATCCGTATCGGCCACACACCTCCGATCTGATAGGCCGCGCCGTGCTCTGGGTTCCGGCGCTGGGCAGCCCGCTGATCTGGCTGCGCACCCCGGCGGTCGCGGCGGCGCTAGCATTTGGTATGGGGCTTCTTATGGTACAGATCCACAGCACCCGCAGGCCGGGCCGGGCGCGGCCCACCCCCGCCGCCGCCCGCATCCCCGCGCAGGCTGGGCTGGTGGTGACGGCGGCTGGCCTTCTGCTCTCGCTGGCGCTGGGCGTGGCGGCGCTGGTGCGCCCGGCCCAGCGGGCCACCAGCGTCGAGCTGCCCTACCAGCAGGCCGGGCGCTTCAGCTACACCGCCGCCGCGCCCCCCGGCATCTACGATGGCGGTGCGGCCGCCACCGGCGAGCCGGTGTTCTGGAAGCTCTCCGATACGCTGGATGTGGCCTTCGCCTACACGCTCACGTCCGACGCCCCCGCCGACATCCGTGGGACGGCCCGCCTAGATGCCGAGCTTGGCAGCGCCGATGGCTGGCACCGCACCCTCGCGCTCAGCCCGGCGCGCTCGTTCGCTGGCGGCGCGGTCGAGTTGCGCGGCCAGGTTGATCTGGCCTCGGTCAAGGCCATGGTCGCCGAGCTGGAGCGCCAGGCCGAGCTGCCCAAGCGCGAGTACACCCTGCGCATCCGCCCCACCGTCACGGTCGACGGTGCGCTGGGCGGGCAGCCCCTCCACGAGAGCTTCGCGCCTGCGCTCACCTTCCAGAGCGACGAGTACCAGCTGCGCATGGTGCGCGACCCCGAGCGCGACGCGCTGGCCCCGGCCAAGGCGGGTGCGCTCACCCGCACATCCATCGGCAACGAGCAGATCTTCCCCGGGGTGCCGCTGGGCGTGGTGCCCGCCCGCTGGCTGGCCGCGCTGGGCCTGCTGATCTCGGGCGGGGCGCTGGCGGCGCTGGCTGGCCCGCTGCTGCGGCGGCTGCGGGGCGACCCCGCCGCGCAGATCCGGCTGCGCTACGGCGGCCAGATCTGCGATGTGGCCGCCCCCGCCCGCTCGCTCGCCCAGGCCATCGAGCTGGGCAGCATCGAGGCGCTGGCCCGGCTGGCCGAGCGCTCCGGCGCGCCGCTGCTGCACGAGCAGGGCCCAGGGCAGCACCGCTACTTCACGATCGTCGGCGAGCAGACCTACGTCTACCTTGCCGACGACCCGGCCCCGCCCACGTTTTCCCAGCCGGTCGCGGCAGAGCCAGCCGCCGTGGTGTTTCCATCCTGGCAGGATGTGTTCCTCTCCACCCTTGAGCAGAGCGGCCTGGCATCCGAGGCCAGCCGCGCCGCCGGGGTGAGCCTGGTGGCCGCCTACCGCCAGCGCGAGACCGATCGGCGCTTTGCCAGCGCGTGGGATGCCGCCCGCACCCGCGCACTCGCGCAGCTGAGGTGA
- the trpS gene encoding tryptophan--tRNA ligase has product MAQKRILTGDRPTGKLHLGHYVGSLVNRVKLQDQYECFFIIADLHTLTTKPSKEEIAQVKEHIRSLVLDHLSVGIDPEKATFYVQSSVREIYQINLIFEMMVTVPRLSRMPSLKEMARNAHIDDEQMPFGLLGYPVLQAADILMPRAHLVPVGKDNEAHVEIAREIARRFNGLYGEVFPEPDVLVPDVGTLPGTDGQGKMSKSAGNAIMLSDDAKTVEQKVRGMYTDPNRIRADIPGKVEGNPVFVYHDMFNPNIDEVNDLKERYRAGKVGDVEVKRKLAAAINAFLDPFRERRAAYEAKPGLVDEIVEGGNAKMRAIAAETVRMMEDAMGMTYYR; this is encoded by the coding sequence ATGGCTCAGAAACGGATATTGACCGGCGACCGCCCGACGGGCAAGCTGCACCTGGGGCACTACGTCGGCTCGCTAGTGAACCGCGTGAAGCTGCAGGACCAGTACGAGTGCTTCTTCATCATCGCCGACCTGCACACGCTCACCACCAAGCCCAGCAAGGAGGAGATCGCCCAGGTGAAAGAGCACATCCGCAGCCTGGTGCTCGACCACCTGTCGGTGGGCATCGACCCCGAGAAGGCCACGTTCTATGTGCAGTCGAGCGTGCGCGAGATCTACCAGATCAACCTGATCTTCGAGATGATGGTGACGGTGCCGCGGCTCTCGCGCATGCCCAGCCTGAAGGAGATGGCGCGCAACGCCCACATCGACGACGAGCAGATGCCCTTCGGGCTGCTGGGCTACCCCGTGCTGCAGGCCGCCGACATCCTGATGCCGCGCGCGCACCTGGTGCCGGTGGGCAAGGACAACGAGGCCCACGTGGAGATCGCCCGCGAGATCGCCCGCCGCTTCAACGGCCTGTACGGCGAGGTCTTCCCCGAGCCGGATGTGCTGGTGCCGGATGTGGGCACGCTGCCGGGCACCGATGGCCAGGGCAAGATGTCGAAGAGCGCGGGCAACGCGATCATGCTCTCGGATGACGCCAAGACCGTGGAGCAGAAGGTGCGCGGGATGTACACCGACCCCAACCGCATCCGCGCCGACATCCCCGGCAAGGTCGAGGGCAACCCAGTGTTCGTGTACCACGACATGTTCAACCCGAATATCGACGAGGTAAACGACCTGAAGGAGCGCTACCGCGCGGGCAAGGTGGGCGACGTGGAGGTGAAGCGCAAGCTGGCCGCCGCGATCAACGCCTTCCTCGACCCGTTCCGCGAGCGCCGCGCCGCCTACGAGGCCAAGCCCGGCCTGGTGGACGAGATCGTGGAGGGCGGCAACGCCAAGATGCGCGCCATCGCCGCCGAGACCGTGCGGATGATGGAGGACGCGATGGGCATGACCTACTACCGCTAG
- a CDS encoding aminodeoxychorismate/anthranilate synthase component II, producing the protein MILLLDNYDSFTYNLYQYLCELGAEVVVKRNDELTVAEVAALQPEKIVISPGPCTPTEAGISVPIIRELGDQFPILGVCLGHQSIGQAYGGAVVRAPHVMHGKISQIHNEGKGIFAGLPKAFPATRYHSLIVRRDDLPDCLEITAWTEDGLIMGLRHRDLPVEGLQFHPESIMTEAGKQLLSNFLAQNSHAAKA; encoded by the coding sequence ATGATTCTACTGCTCGACAACTATGACAGCTTCACCTACAACCTGTACCAGTACCTCTGCGAGCTTGGGGCCGAGGTGGTGGTCAAGCGCAACGACGAGCTGACTGTGGCCGAGGTGGCCGCGCTGCAGCCCGAGAAGATCGTGATCTCGCCCGGCCCGTGCACGCCCACCGAGGCCGGGATCAGCGTGCCGATCATCCGCGAGCTGGGCGACCAGTTCCCCATCCTGGGCGTGTGCCTGGGCCACCAGTCGATCGGCCAGGCCTACGGCGGCGCGGTGGTGCGCGCCCCCCACGTGATGCACGGCAAGATCTCGCAGATCCACAACGAGGGCAAGGGCATCTTCGCCGGGCTGCCCAAGGCCTTCCCCGCCACCCGCTACCACTCGCTGATCGTGCGCCGCGACGATCTGCCCGACTGCCTAGAGATCACCGCCTGGACCGAGGATGGCCTGATCATGGGCCTGCGCCACCGCGACCTGCCGGTGGAGGGCCTGCAGTTCCACCCCGAGTCGATCATGACCGAGGCCGGCAAGCAGCTGCTGTCCAACTTCCTCGCGCAGAACAGCCACGCCGCCAAGGCGTAG
- a CDS encoding tautomerase family protein — protein MAQIKIYGLRDQLGPLRAAISDAIHACAVEALGLPEEKRFHRFLLLDAEDFIYPPDRSARYTIIEVSMFEGRSANVKKRFIRALFDRLWRDCALAPQDVEITITETPRENWGIRGQPGDELSLGYTVTLV, from the coding sequence ATGGCTCAGATCAAGATCTACGGCCTGCGCGATCAGCTCGGCCCGCTGCGCGCCGCCATCTCGGACGCTATCCACGCCTGCGCGGTGGAGGCGCTGGGGCTGCCGGAGGAGAAGCGCTTCCACCGCTTCCTGCTGCTGGACGCCGAGGATTTCATCTACCCACCCGACCGCTCGGCGCGCTACACCATCATCGAGGTGAGCATGTTCGAGGGCCGCTCGGCCAACGTCAAGAAGCGCTTCATCCGCGCGCTGTTCGATCGGCTCTGGCGCGACTGCGCGCTGGCCCCGCAGGATGTGGAGATCACCATCACCGAGACGCCGCGCGAGAACTGGGGCATCCGCGGCCAGCCCGGCGATGAGCTTTCGCTCGGATACACCGTGACGCTCGTATAG
- the trpE gene encoding anthranilate synthase component I: MKIKPTLDDVRALREQGNLCPIYGEILADLETPVSAFLKVARGPWAFLLESVEGGRNIGRYSFIGTDPYLTLRFDGGTAHAVQGGYKQTMAYTDPLTVLGSYLRDYRPVRLPDLPLFLGGAVGYFGYETVACFERLPIPQPRGYEMPLGMWQFVDTLLAFDHLTHKINVITHVHLDADDLEAEYQRAVAKIQALAERLAAPLDGQNLKIRPQSGETPTPPTSNVPQPEYERRVRAAQEYIAAGDIFQVVPSQRFSRPISVDAFTIYRALRTINPSPYMFYIRTPEGELVGASPELLVRVEEGLVSTHPIAGTRPRGKDEDEDRALAEELIADEKERAEHLMLVDLGRNDIGRVSAPGTVRVPDFMFVEKFSHVMHLVSHVTGRLRDDMSALDALRATFPAGTVSGAPKIRAMEIIAELEGTQRGVYSGAVGHVGFNGDLDTCIALRTMVVKDGVAYVQAGGGVVADSNPTAEYQESCNKAAALLRAIELAESLGR; encoded by the coding sequence ATGAAGATCAAGCCTACACTGGATGATGTCCGCGCCCTCCGCGAGCAGGGGAACCTCTGCCCGATCTACGGCGAGATCCTCGCCGATCTTGAGACCCCGGTCTCGGCCTTCCTGAAGGTGGCGCGGGGGCCATGGGCCTTTTTGCTCGAATCGGTCGAGGGCGGGCGCAACATCGGGCGCTACTCGTTCATCGGCACCGACCCCTACCTGACGCTGCGCTTCGACGGCGGTACGGCCCACGCCGTGCAGGGCGGCTACAAGCAGACCATGGCCTACACCGACCCGCTGACGGTGCTCGGCTCGTACCTGCGCGACTACCGCCCGGTGCGCCTGCCCGACCTGCCGCTGTTCCTGGGCGGCGCGGTGGGCTACTTCGGCTACGAGACGGTGGCCTGCTTCGAGCGGCTGCCCATCCCCCAGCCACGCGGCTACGAGATGCCGCTGGGCATGTGGCAGTTTGTCGACACGCTGCTGGCCTTCGACCACCTGACCCACAAGATCAATGTGATCACGCATGTGCACCTGGACGCCGACGACCTAGAGGCCGAGTACCAGCGCGCGGTGGCCAAGATCCAGGCGCTGGCCGAGCGCCTAGCGGCCCCGCTGGATGGCCAGAACCTGAAGATCCGCCCGCAGAGCGGCGAGACGCCGACCCCGCCGACATCCAACGTGCCCCAGCCCGAGTATGAGCGGCGGGTGCGCGCCGCCCAGGAGTACATCGCCGCTGGCGACATCTTCCAGGTGGTACCATCGCAGCGCTTCAGCCGCCCGATCAGCGTGGACGCCTTCACGATCTACCGCGCGCTGCGCACGATCAACCCCTCGCCCTATATGTTCTACATCCGCACCCCCGAGGGCGAGCTGGTGGGCGCGTCGCCCGAACTGCTGGTGCGCGTCGAGGAGGGGCTGGTCTCCACCCACCCGATCGCAGGCACCAGGCCGCGCGGCAAAGATGAGGACGAGGACCGCGCCCTGGCCGAGGAGCTGATCGCCGACGAGAAGGAGCGCGCCGAGCACCTGATGCTGGTGGATCTGGGCCGCAACGACATCGGGCGCGTCTCGGCCCCCGGCACGGTGCGCGTGCCCGACTTTATGTTCGTGGAGAAGTTCAGCCACGTGATGCACTTGGTGAGCCACGTGACCGGCAGGCTGCGCGACGACATGAGCGCCCTGGATGCGCTGCGGGCCACCTTCCCCGCCGGGACAGTGAGCGGCGCGCCCAAGATCCGCGCGATGGAGATCATCGCCGAGCTGGAGGGCACGCAGCGCGGGGTCTACTCGGGCGCGGTGGGCCATGTGGGCTTCAACGGCGACCTGGACACCTGCATCGCGCTGCGGACTATGGTGGTGAAGGATGGCGTGGCCTACGTGCAGGCGGGCGGCGGCGTGGTGGCCGATAGCAACCCCACCGCCGAGTACCAGGAGAGCTGCAACAAGGCGGCGGCGCTGCTGCGCGCCATCGAGCTGGCCGAGTCGCTGGGGCGCTAG